In the Hordeum vulgare subsp. vulgare chromosome 7H, MorexV3_pseudomolecules_assembly, whole genome shotgun sequence genome, one interval contains:
- the LOC123409894 gene encoding chaperone protein ClpB1-like: protein MEPTAIYDSRLGTWILVSDGEPPSSAVLDGISRFYHGAERVLCIGAAFGLCWAAWRYYQRNSYLRSYARDMTGSKQAASPVVGRDSEIDRVVSILCRKTKNCAALVGAAGVGKTAIAEGLAQRIAAGKVPAALAGARIVEIDLTAMVSGTMFRGMFEERIKGVIKQAEDSRGKIVLFIDEMHMLLGAGEGKGGCNDAANILKPALARGRIRCVGATTFDDYRKYVEKDAALERRFQKVHVDEPSMQATIAMVRALKQQYEQHHGLEIQDAALVAAVQLAGRYITDRQFPDKAIDLIDEACATAAKKMMPVGDQEEDVNTMQISSKNAVKEAIVCPNHVAQVVSQWTGIPVTALDQEEKDRLIHLTSRLRERVVGQDEAVNLVAQAVLRSRAGFDQPGQPIGSFLFLGSTGVGKTELAKALAVQLFDSEKLLVRFDMSEYVDRGSVLRLIGAPPSYEGHEEGGQLTEKIRRRPYSVILFDEVEKADPLVLNLFIQLLDDGVLTDGKGRTVDFKNTIIIMTSNLGAEHLTAGMAGKITMEAARDLVMQQVQKHFKPELRNRMSEIVIFEPLSRDKLKEIVKIQMKSIVASVASKGISLSASDASLDVVLSESYNPMYGARPVKRWLLKNVMTDLSEMLLSGQIGEGSSVSIDADNDKRLKFEVLKKVSDPQHKSPTVKLPGNCEPV, encoded by the exons ATGGAACCGACTGCAATCTACGATTCTCGGCTTGGGACCTGGATTCTGGTGTCTGATGGAGAACCTCCGTCAAGTGCTGTCTTGGATGGGATCTCTAGGTTTTATCACGGGGCGGAGAGGGTTCTCTGTATTGGAGCAGCCTTCGGTTTGTGCTGGGCAGCTTGGAGGTACTACCAGCGCAACTCGTACCTGCGCAGCTATGCCCGTGACATGACCGGCAGCAAGCAGGCAGCCAGCCCGGTGGTCGGCCGCGACAGTGAGATTGACCGTGTCGTCTCCATCCTCTGCCGCAAGACCAAGAACTGCGCCGCGCTGGTCGGTGCTGCAGGAGTCGGCAAGACGGCCATTGCTGAGGGCCTTGCACAGCGCATCGCTGCCGGGAAGGTCCCTGCAGCACTCGCCGGGGCACGCATCGTGGAGATTGATCTCACAGCGATGGTTTCTGGGACTATGTTCCGTGGCATGTTCGAGGAACGCATAAAAGGTGTGATAAAGCAGGCGGAGGACTCACGCGGCAAGATAGTTCTCTTCATCGACGAGATGCACATGCTTCTTGGTGCCGGTGAAGGGAAGGGTGGATGTAACGATGCTGCCAATATACTCAAGCCGGCGTTGGCCCGTGGCCGTATCCGTTGTGTGGGTGCGACAACCTTTGATGATTATCGCAAGTACGTTGAGAAGGATGCCGCGCTCGAGCGGCGGTTCCAGAAGGTGCACGTTGACGAGCCAAGCATGCAGGCCACCATTGCCATGGTTCGGGCTCTAAAGCAGCAGTATGAGCAGCACCATGGCTTAGAAATCCAAGATGCCGCTCTTGTTGCTGCCGTGCAACTCGCTGGCCGCTACATCACCG ATCGTCAATTTCCTGATAAGGCAATTGACCTAATTGATGAGGCTTGTGCCACGGCAGCCAAAAAAATGATGCCAGTTGGCGACCAAGAAGAGGATGTGAACACTATGCAGATTAGCTCTAAAAATGCAGTGAAGGAGGCAATTGTTTGCCCTAATCATGTCGCGCAA GTTGTGAGCCAATGGACTGGAATCCCTGTCACTGCGCTTGACCAAGAGGAGAAGGATAGACTAATCCACCTAACGAGCAGACTGCGTGAGCGAGTTGTTGGCCAGGATGAAGCTGTAAATCTGGTTGCACAAGCAGTGCTACGTTCCAGAGCCGGCTTTGATCAGCCTGGACAACCCATAGGCTCTTTTCTCTTCTTAGGCTCGACTGGTGTTGGAAAGACAGAGCTTGCAAAAGCTCTTGCTGTGCAGCTATTTGACAGCGAGAAGTTGTTAGTTCGCTTTGACATGTCCGAATATGTTGACAGGGGATCCGTGCTGCGTCTCATCGGAGCACCTCCAAG CTATGAAGGCCATGAAGAAGGTGGACAATTGACGGAGAAAATCAGGAGACGTCCATACAGTGTTATCCTTTTTGATGAGGTGGAGAAGGCAGATCCATTGGTGTTGAACCTTTTTATTCAACTTCTGGATGATGGTGTGTTGACAGATGGGAAAGGCCGGACTGTAGATTTCAAGAACACCATCATCATTATGACCTCAAATCTTGGAGCGGAGCACCTAACAGCAGGAATGGCTGGAAAAATCACAATGGAGGCTGCACGGGACCTTGTGATGCAACAG GTCCAGAAACACTTCAAACCTGAGCTTCGCAACAGAATGAGTGAGATTGTTATATTTGAGCCGCTTTCGCGTGACAAACTGAAGGAGATCGTGAAAATTCAGATGAAGAGCATTGTCGCCAGCGTAGCTAGCAAGGGCATCTCTCTATCTGCGAGTGATGCTTCGCTGGACGTGGTTTTGTCGGAATCATACAACCCA ATGTATGGCGCAAGGCCTGTAAAGAGGTGGTTGCTGAAGAATGTGATGACTGATCTCTCTGAGATGCTGCTCAGCGGACAAATCGGTGAAGGCTCTTCAGTCTCCATTGATGCTGACAATGACAAGAGGCTCAAGTTTGAAGTATTGAAGAAGGTGTCAGATCCGCAACATAAGAGTCCGACGGTCAAGCTCCCTGGTAACTGCGAGCCTGTGTAG